DNA from Streptomyces luteogriseus:
CAGCCGGTCATCGCCGGCGTACACGGCGGGCCGCAGCGTGAACGCGGCGACCAGCGGCACGACGAGGAGCAGCACGGCGAGCGCCAGCCACGGCGTGCGCCCCTCTCCGGAGATCACCGCATCGATGCCGAGCCACCCGGTGATGGCGAGCAGCAGCACGCCACCGGCGATGGCCGGGACCGACCGGTAGACCCGGTCCTTGGACTCGGGCTCCTGAGGCTGCGGCGCCGGCGGCTGGGGTTCGGGGCTCGTCATGTCTCGATTCTGCCGGACCCGCCCCGCCCGGGACCTCCGCCCCCTCCCCGAAGACCGCCCCCACACCTCCACCCCGCCCTGGAGACCGTCCCGGGTCCCTGAAGAGCACCCCGGACCACGGGGGCCCCGTCGAAGAGAACCGGGGACTGTACAGCCGCTACGCGCGTAGATATGCTCGTCTGGTGACCATGCCCAGTTCTGCACTCACCGCAGCTCACCCCCTCAAGGACGTCGCCTCGTCCGACAGCGCGCTGCGCCGCTTCCTCCACGGGCTCCCCGGCGTCGACGCGGTCGGACTCGAGGGCCGTGCGGCCTCCCTCGGCACCCGTTCGATCAAGACGACCGCGAAGGCGTACGCCATCGACCTCGCGATCTCGATGGTCGACCTGACGACGCTGGAAGGCGCGGACACCCCGGGCAAGGTCCGGGCGCTCGGCGCGAAGGCGGTCAAGCCCGATCCGACGGACCGTACGACGCCCGCCACGGCGGCGGTCTGCGTCTACCCCGACATGGTGGCCGTGGCCAAGGAAGCCGTCGCCGGCTCGGGCGTGAAGGTCGCCTCGGTGGCCACGGCGTTCCCGGCCGGCCGCGCCGCGCTCGACGTCAAGCTGGCCGATGTGCGCGACGCCATCGCCGCCGGCGCCGACGAGATCGACATGGTCATCGACCGCGGAGCGTTCCTGTCGGGCCGATACTTGAAGGTGTACGACGAGATCACCGCCGTGCGGGAGGCCTGCGGGACCTCCGCGCGTCTGAAGGTCATCTTCGAGACGGGCGAGCTCTCGACGTACGACAACATCCGCCGCGCGAGCTGGCTCGGGATGCTGGCGGGGGCGGACTTCATCAAGACCTCCACCGGCAAGGTGGCCGTCAACGCCACCCCGGCGAACACGCTGCTCATGCTGGAGGCGGTCCGCGACTTCCGTGCCCAGACCGGCATCCAGGTCGGCGTGAAGCCGGCGGGCGGCATCCGCACCTCCAAGGACGCCATCAAGTTCCTCGTGCTGGTCAACGAGACCGCGGGCGAGGACTGGCTGGACAACCACTGGTTCCGCTTCGGCGCCTCGTCGCTGCTGAACGACCTGCTGATGCAGCGCCAGAAGCTGGCCACCGGCCGCTACTCCGGCCCCGACTACGTGACGGTGGACTGATCACCATGGCATCGGTATTCGAATACGCCCCGGCCCCCGAGTCGCGCGCGATCGCCGACATCGCGCCCTCGTACGGCCTGTTCATCGACGGCGAGTTCGTCGAGGCGGCGGACGGCAAGGTCTTCAAGACCGTCTCCCCGTCCACCGAGGAGGTCCTCTCGGAGATCGCCCAGGCCGGTTCCGAGGACGTCGACCGCGCGGTGAAGGCCGCGCGCCGGGCCTTCGAGAAGTGGTCGGCGCTCCCGGGCGCGGAGCGCGCGAAGTACCTCTTCCGCATCGCCCGCATCATCCAGGAGCGCTCCCGCGAGCTGGCCGTCCTCGAGACCCTGGACAACGGCAAGCCGATCAAGGAGACGCGCGACGCCGACCTGCCCCTGGTCGCCGCCCACTTCTTCTACTACGCGGGCTGGGCCGACAAGCTCGACCACGCGGGCTACGGGCCGAACCCGAGGCCCCTCGGCGTGGCGGGCCAGGTCATCCCCTGGAACTTCCCCCTCCTGATGCTGGCGTGGAAGATCGCCCCGGCCCTCGCGA
Protein-coding regions in this window:
- the deoC gene encoding deoxyribose-phosphate aldolase, whose protein sequence is MPSSALTAAHPLKDVASSDSALRRFLHGLPGVDAVGLEGRAASLGTRSIKTTAKAYAIDLAISMVDLTTLEGADTPGKVRALGAKAVKPDPTDRTTPATAAVCVYPDMVAVAKEAVAGSGVKVASVATAFPAGRAALDVKLADVRDAIAAGADEIDMVIDRGAFLSGRYLKVYDEITAVREACGTSARLKVIFETGELSTYDNIRRASWLGMLAGADFIKTSTGKVAVNATPANTLLMLEAVRDFRAQTGIQVGVKPAGGIRTSKDAIKFLVLVNETAGEDWLDNHWFRFGASSLLNDLLMQRQKLATGRYSGPDYVTVD